The following DNA comes from Cherax quadricarinatus isolate ZL_2023a chromosome 83, ASM3850222v1, whole genome shotgun sequence.
CGAACTTAAAATGGCAGCAGAAAAATTCAGCGAGCAGATTTCGGAACATTCCGAAAGTGATGACGACCCAATGTCTCCAAGACCAAAATCTTCAGCAGCAAGGGCAGATGTTGAAACACTTTTGGAGTATTTGGAGCATCCACTGTCCACAGCCCATTTGAAAAGATATGATCCTGAAATCCAGGAGGTGGTTGTTAGAGCCCAGAGTGTCCAAAGTCCAGACGACTTTGGACTCTCTTTAAGCCTACAATGCCATCGCCAATGGCGATATGACGGGGTATGGATGGTGATATGACGGTACAGATGTGCATTTTTCCCCCTCATGTATTCGGAAACTCCATGTTTTCGAACCGTTCTTGTCCCATATAGTTCGGATACGAGAGGTATCGCTGTATGCTCCTCATTTAGCAACAAATTCGTTTGACAATGTGGTCTCAAGAACGGAACTCCGTTGtttagtgaggagaggctgtatacactATGGCTTCTATTTTTGCTAGGTCCAGTAATAACTCATCTATTAACCATTTACCTTGGTAGTACGTATAACCTGTGGGTGTTCTTACATTAAGAGATCTGTCATTTTGCATGTAATAACAATGAGCATACCACAAAAAAAAGTAAGTGGGCCCAAGATACTCCAGTGTGGAACTGGAGTATCTTGGCCCCACTTATTCGGGATTTGATTCTGTATTACTAAACTTGCTGATTGTAGTTCCTTATCCTATACGTATACTGTGGTTTGCTTATCAAATGCCTTTTGTAGTTTCAAGGTCAACATGGCTGTGAAATTGCCTTGTGACTTCTGGGTTCTTATATAATTCATCAGGTTAATTAAGGAGCCGTCTGTTTATTGAGATAACTTGAACCTGATTGGTATTTATGGAGGATACTAttctcattaaccctttcagggtccaaggcccaaatctggagtcacgcaccagtgtccaagatatttcaaaaaaaaaaattgttattttttcttatgaaatcgtagagaatctttttgtgaaggtaataaaacaaaaagtacgaaaattggtggaaaattgacgaaattatgctctcgcgaattttgatgtgtcagcgatatttacgaatcggcgattttgccgactttgactcccattttaggccaattacattattccaatcaaccaaattcttagctatttcactagtattacttctattctatcgattgagcacaagaaatcgccaagtcaactgtttcaactacaaaataaagtgatcggaaattgttaatttggccaatttaacacaaagttcaaaatattccaatttcaaaatagggtccagaatgaacaatgtaggcattcctggcactaaactaacatttcctctgttcattagttatgttttgaggctttacaaataaattccattttgattttttattcacataatgaatttttattcacaccaaaaaatagaagatttactgttatgcaatactgtaataattgtataaatatcatcaccatatttgtgaatgtatattagacccaccagctgacgtgtattagacgtgtgaggtcgtttgtttactcttgaatatcggcaaaagtttaacatttccgctactttgagctcagtttcaagccatttccaatgctaaaaccaatcaaaatcatctctatttctgtaatatgtcttccattctatcaaatgagaccaagaaatcgcaaatacaactataaaaaacatacgaaaaaacactgcaaagttgctgttttaatcgaaaaatcatgatttcattttttttctctcattatgcacagtgtgctgcaggatctgttttatgtggtgcacacatactacatagatgtattctctcatatctaggcccaaatgtaccactcacagtttatcagagtgagctgagctcatggcgtagatctacgtttggaccctgaacgtaaagccgtagatctacgggacggaccctgaaagggttaagatagtGCTTAATTACTTGATAATACTGTATGCTGCTTTCTCTTACAATTTTGGGCATAATGTTGAGTATCCTAACAGGTGTGTAGTTGTTGATATCTGTTGtactattttttgtgaaaataggAGTGATTCTGGCCACTTGAGCTTGTCCAACATGGTATGAGAGATGACAGATGACTTTGACTTGCAAAATTGTAATGATAAAATTGCAAGCAAATCAGTGAGTTGTTTGCAATAATATTAAGATTTTATGACATGATGGCAGctctgaggggacttgagctagagcatgCTACAGCCATGCTGATGAGAGTTTCATatgtaaaaacctgcatttgtgatcacagtgggGCACATGTTAACtttatggtgtatagaaataggtagctagttggatgaatcttgttagGCCAGAATGGTCCAGTGGACCTGTGGGAGTTTTAAGCTTAATTTACAATGGGTTTATGCCCAACTTGTTCTGTGACTTGCTAAAGTTTTACTTTATTTTCGGTTCAATCATAGTTTTGTATAAACCGTGTAATTTGTTTGACATTTTTTGTGTATTTTCAGAGTAAAGAGCCAGAATGGAAGAAGACACAGAATACCTCAAGCTGCCTCTGGAGGACCGCTGTGTACACAAGGTGAGGTTTTACTCCTTTAAGTCTTAAAATAATGCCTGTGGGGACCTTGCCATCCTCTCTTGACATTTTAAGATGTTCATGAAGCAATACTTAGATAATGGTAAGGAACTGTTAGTTGCATTTGTAGATTAGAAGAGTTATATGATGAGGTGGATAGGTTACATTGTGGGAGATGTTGTAAATATGTGGAATAAGTATCTAACGGGTTACAAAGAGCATAAAAAAATGTGTAGTGAAGTTCAAGCTTGTCCTAGTTATTTTTATCATTCACTATGTATGGAGTTTATAATTTTAACATTGAATTTATTTATACTGTATTAACATAGCTATTTATACTGTATTAACATggctattttttaaatttaacctGAGCATAACCTTCTTTGAACAGGTAAACTTAAATTATCTCTTCTATTTTTAGCTGTGGAAAGCACGTCTCAATGGGTATGAAGAGTGCACAAAACATTTTGCAAAGATAACAGATGAACGCTCACCAGAATTCAATAAATTCGCTCCTCTCATGAAGAAGTTTGTTACGGATAGTAATGCAGTTGCACAAGAAAAAGCTTTGGATGCAGTCTTGGCATTTGTGGAAAATGCCCACATTGCTGGCAAGTAAGTTTTACAGTTCTTGTACACCATATACTGTATATGCAAGTATTTCTTACTGGTCAGGAGAATAAATTTAAAGTATCTCCTGGCTAACTTGACCTTTGATTCTTAAGGAAGATGGTTCAGTTATACCTTTCATTTTCAAGGAAAGTGGCTTAATTATACAGTATTCCTTAGTGCAAAAATATTCTTAACTGGAAAATCAACATTAATTGGTAACCCAATCATAATCTGCAATTCTGTTATATACTACTATGTACAATAATCATCTTGTCACTTCTTGTGTACACGACTCTTATAGCAATGTGACAGATATTGTTTACTACTTATGAAAATGAGCATAAAATTTACATTGATTTTTTATTAACAGAACTGCTGGTGATTGTACATCAGGTATAGTCCAGAAATGTTTAGCTGCTCCCAAGCGAGGAACACAGGAGAAGGCGTTGGAGGTTATTCTTTTATACTGTGAAATTGAGAAATATGAAGTGGTCCAAGAAGAGCTCATGAAAGGCTTTACACAAAAAAATCCCAAGGTCGTTGCAGGATGTGTACGTGCGTTAAGTACAGCTTTGAGGTATGTGAATATTAATTTTAGTTTGTAAAATAATTTGGATGCACATACCAGTCAGTACACAGTTGTCATAAATATGTTATCTATAAGATTTCTTTTGTGAGAAAACATTGCATTTGTGTGAAAAATGCCTAGGAAGGGAAAGAAATAAgacagggtaaaggaggttttgtatacaAAGGGCTTAGATATCCAACAAGCATATATGAGGGTGTTAGGAGTAAGGGGAGGCAATTGGTTTTTATGACAATGTGCTGTTGAGTGTGAGTCAAGTAGCatgtatgaagggattcaaggaaacaagtgaaggtgggaagcacagtgcctgcactcggaaTGATAGGGGTCGGAATATTGCAGTTTGGATGGGCAGCTGAACcatagtacaggagggccctgcttatacagcagtttaggttccgggctacttcTGTAAAGTGAAACGTAGCCttatttttcactttcaaatgcatataaaagcctgataacatgtttacactatcatatattaaatgaGCTATAGAGCTCAGccttaaaaaatgcatatacactacacatattacttaccttaaaatgtttTTGTCCTTTGCTTAAAGAGTAGTGAatgtttattgtaggaagtctgaatacaTGAAGAATGGGTGTAACAGAAAACCTCTGCACTAGCGAAACGCTGTgaaagtggggcctgcctgtattggtgcacctctggcaagagtgAGATGGAGCtaggtgaaagtgtttcttctttttcaagtTGCCCTACCTTGTTGGGAGATGGCcggtgtgtttaaaaaaaaaatcgcatAGGGCTGTAAGGCATATTTTTGGTTTGTGATGGCTAAGATATTAATACAAAGCATATATTTTGCTGGTTTTTGAAATAATTGTGTATGAAAGGATTTATTTTGGATGTGTCTTCAGGTATTTACATATTTCATGTTTTCATAATGATTCTAACTACAGTTTTCCATCCTTTCTGGGGTGGTCCTCTACCCCATAATAGTTTTCTTTCTTAATTCATTAATTGATTTTTATTTACTAATGGATCTATTTATTATCAGGGAATTTGGGCCAAAAGTTATCAACCCAAAGCCCTTGATG
Coding sequences within:
- the LOC138855161 gene encoding protein mini spindles-like; the protein is MEEDTEYLKLPLEDRCVHKLWKARLNGYEECTKHFAKITDERSPEFNKFAPLMKKFVTDSNAVAQEKALDAVLAFVENAHIAGKTAGDCTSGIVQKCLAAPKRGTQEKALEVILLYCEIEKYEVVQEELMKGFTQKNPKVVAGCVRALSTALREFGPKVINPKPLMKQMHTLLEDRDKTVREEGKKLVIEMYRWIRQALKPQMSSLKPVQVIWKPAIFSISRCSVQILTPL